GAGCCTATTGGATTGTTTGCTATTGTTGGAGAgcgaaagaaataaatcaaaataaagctGGGAAAAAAGAGTCCTATAGCCTACGTAGGCTACGGACGGACGGGCCGCGTGATGCTGAAAAGGAGGGAGGTGCTGACTGGGAGCGCATCAGGCCGCCTCCGCCCTTCTGGGACTCGACTATAAAAGATCCCATTCCCGAAGTGGAATCTTCGCAGTCGTATACGGCCCGCATCGCACTCTAGAGATCCGATTCCACAGCGCTATTACatcagtatatatataggcttTTATCTACTATAGTCAGAAGAGAATTCTCCAAATTCTATATCGACATTTgttggcagcagcagagacaaTTTCCGACTCGAGTTTGACGGAATCGACGAcccaattttgaattgaaatttttgaattgtatCACAAGAGAGACACTTTTTCGTCGCCAAAATTATGCTGAACTGGACCCTGTTAGTAGCTGTGATTGGCTGTTATTGCTCGAGCTGTTTGGCTGCTTCTCTTCTACCTCACGAGCAGGTGAGTTCAATTATCTTTTGGGCGGGTGTATTATTCAGTTACTTTTGGGTTGTCATGGAGCCCAGAAATTAACGAAGGTTCGTTGTATTATGTTATTCGTTTTGGTTGCTATATGTTGTTCAAAATTTCGATTTAAGCAAAAATGGTTGTGATAACGAAGACTGGCATTTTCCCCCAGAGATTTTAAACAGTAATCAAATACCTgagaattgaaaaacaaactttaaagTTGCTGTAGGCGTTCCGCTTTTCCTCTATAGAAATACAACAAACAACATCGTTAGCAAGAGTGAATAGGGCTTCATCAATTGTGCGGAGAGGAAAACACATTTCGCGTCCTGAATACACAACAACCGTTATACAATGACAATATTTGAAAATCGCGCTCGAATCGCTCACCACAGCAGTTAATCAGGAGCCCGTAAACCCGCGGGATTTTCCAGCCCGTGCGTCTCACGTTGCCACGGGCGATTGAAGATACATGTGTCGGAAGGCGCACGTTTTTCTCTTGTCAcgatctttttccttttcaatgaTCGCCGGTTGTATTATATTCAAAAGATATTTATCCACTTAtattgagcagcagcagcagacggccgAGCGCGCATCAAAGAACGCAATCATTGAACATCTTGAGCGCAATAAGAGGATTACATTTACCCATGTCAATATAGAACCACACATATTGACATAGAAATGttccttctttttcgtttttctggtTCACGTTCTTCTTGTAAACAGAGCAGAAGATTTCTATAGTTCGTTCCCAGACGTTCCGTTCCACAGCAGattccaaatttattttagtagTATTGTAGACATTTcttattgttgattttgttgCTTGTATTCATTTCGATGCCTTTTTTCCTGGCCagcaatttattattatactgTAATTGTGCCGTTGAGTTGTTCCAAGAATTCTTATAATATCTATATATACGACGGAGAAGAAAGTGACCCCAATAAAATGGAATAGCCTACATGGGGTTTCGGTATCTATAGGCACTGAGCCTATATTTCACTTATCACTTCAGAAGTAGACCATCTTGTCAATAACTTGACCACCACTAGCCTACATATAAAAAGAGATCATCTTGATCCAGACTTTTCGTCCATGTAGACTTTAATTTTCACGAATCACGATCAATAAAGGATTTCCGTCTATATAGTCGGAAACGTCTTTTTGCTGCTTAGTGGTCGTCGTCCTGAGAAATGGAGATATATAAGATGCGGGGCGACGAAAAGAATCCCCACAAGTTCtactatatatttattttattttttctataaaCCTATATCATAATCTTCTGTGTTTATGGAGCAACAGAGTATTGAGCGTATGTGGAAGAGATAAGAGCCTTCCGAATGCCATTAGAGATCCcaagttgctgctgccgtccataatataatatctataAGCACAAGATAGAGTGGATATATAAGAACCTTTGATATTAAATGCAACAATATAGACTTCGCTTTGCATCAAGAATTCAAGATATGTACATGTGAGCTCGGCCACAGTATAAATAATACGTCATTCGATATATACAAGGGTAAAAATGCGCCTTCGCCTGCTGCTGCCGTAGACCCGATTCTTCAGCCCCGTCAACGACGGGATGCGTACAACATCATTGAAGGTAAAATACAACGACCGCATATTATAATTCCGGGTATATAATGCGTGAATATAAGGAATATAGTAACAAAAAAGGCGCTCTGCTCCTATTTCATGTTGTGTTTTGCCTCTAATGATGATGAACAGATTGCATGACGGTGACGTCAAAGGATGGCCATTTCTATTACAAAGCCAGCCCCAAGGATGAAGTGGAACCAGGTACAACGTGCGGTCTCTACCTCATCACCGATCCCGAGCGACTCATTGAAATCGAGCTGATTCACGTCGACGTTTCCTGCGAAAACGGTGGACTTATCTCGGTAAGTTATTTGCCCTTTTGCACGACCTCATTTCACCACTCAAGTTGGAATACTTAACTCGCCCAtatgtaattaaaaatataccaaAGTCGCCCACCTAAAACTCGGGTGTTGAAGTTTACGGCCACAGAATTAATTATTAGGCTAATGTTCGTTGAAAACAGGTGGTTGACGGTTGGGAACTCAACGGTGAATTTTTCCCATCGCCGGAAGATCACCATTTGCCGCTGGAGCAACGAGTCAAATCGGAATGCGGCAGTCACCAGGTGATGAGTCGATATCTCTCCTCTCAGAATGCAGCTCTCGTCCAATACAGAGTCCCGCGTTTGGGTCAAGGCTTTTCGCTTCGCGTCAATTACGTCAAAAATCCCCAACgtaatatcattttttttgcccgccattttcaaatgatacggcgaaaataattgttggcgtgtttttgttgttgttgatgtgtTTTAGCTTGTAATATCCTGGTGGAGGGAACGTCGTATGTTTACACCCTGAGCAATCACGGCCGCCGACTCAATTGCAGTGTCACCACCCTATTCCCGGCCAGCATTTCCCTCGTTTCGCTCGACGTTGGTTTCACCGAGCAAAGGCGATTCAGTCGAGGGCCATCGTCACGCCATCATTTGATCACGCACCGCTCGCCTCCGGGTGAAATCGTCCATAACGTAAACGTTTTCtcaatagaaagaaaattgaattttgtttaaaattttcaaatttcccgctcttttttttttttttttttaattttaaaaaccagTGCGAAGAAAAAGACATGTCTGATTTCCTGCAAATTGGCGGATCTTCCGGGCTGGATACGGCCAACATGTTAGTTTCGGATTCCGTCTGCGGTGCAGCTCGTGAACCAAGTActaatttcatttacattaCCACTGAGCAGAGAAacgttgattgaaaaattaacatatttttaactttttttattttttttaaatctagaaACGACTGAAGAAACGATTGCTTGTGGCATCACAACCGTGCGATTGGTCTCAAGCGGCCGTCATCGCAACTGGGCGCAAGTTTCCATACGCCCGGCCGAAGACGAGGACCTTTCATTGGCCAACGTCATGTGCCCAGCTTAAAGACACGCAAAATTCAAATACTACCAAAATCTAAACTTAATTTACGTTTTTAACTCCCTTTTATCGAGCAtttcacgaaagaaaaaacaacataaactGTTGTAAAGATTATTCTATTCCATTTCACCCTGCCCCCACACCGAAATCCTATCGATTTTTTTAGTCTAGTCGTTGAACAATCATCTGACATTGTTAGAAAGTTTACTACTCTCCTATAATAGCCAATTCAGCAGACGGACACTAAAACTACAATACGGACACACAATGAGTGACGAGGACACACAACTTCTTTCACAAAAAGTCGAGAAAATGAGATCCTGGTTAacttgattcatttatttaccGTGTATGTATTGGCGATACACCCCGTCATGATCTCCACCTCCTTAATTCATTCCCtgacaaattttttcccctccggCAAAAGAGACCAGGACGGAAACACCACCACAATTCtctcaaaaaaagacaaaacaaattatgtaTGCGGGATTATTTACTATTATTACGATTATTACAAGATCATCAATGTATTACTTCTCAACTGTGGATaagacttttctctctctctttcgctaTCAACAATGTACAGTCGTCAGGATCACGATGGGAAGAACATGCATGAAAGTTTAGTTTATACGATTTAGGATAGTAAATCATTTGTTAGCACTGTTGAAATTGGTCAGTCCTCGAACATAAAGGTTGACTTGCTGCTGTAACTCGTCGATCCCTTGTGCGAAAGTCGATCCTGGCACGTGACGTAGTCCTTGTAAACCACCGCCTTGGGTACTGACTGGAGTGGAGGCGATTGGTGCCCTGGACGACGCAGTCGCAGTCCTCGCAACAACGGGAAGTTGTTGGGCTTTGCCGGATACAGTGGCGACCCGATTGACGTTGGCTCGATCTTGATCCAGCAACTGGAGCTCCGAATTGACTCTGCCCAGCAAATCTGAGATCACTAGCCGACAATAATCTTCGCTACGCTGTCGCTCGACTTTGTGCTTGGCCATTTTGTCGTTGACGTATTTCTGGTAGTCGCGGACCCGCCGCTTGAGATGTTTGTACTTGTCGGCCTGATCCTGAATCATTTTCTGATCGTGCAGCCACAATGTTTCCATCTTCTGGATGGCACTGTCCAGGCTGGGCAGCAAATCGGCGGCGTTTCgctgttggttgtttttaAGGCACATTTTGATCTTGGACAAGTCCAATTTCCAATCCAGGGCCGCCTGAGCCGAACGGGTGCTCAATGCCATTTGCGACGTTAGGGGTGTCGACGAGTTGGACTGCAATTCCAGAATCTGTTTCTCGTATTCAGCGATGATGGAAAGCTTCTCTTCTTCACACTGCTGCCTTAGCCTTGCCTATCAAACATGTTAATGTTTcagaataattttcttttgattacaAAACTTAAGATGTATACCATGGCATCTGCGGTGGCTGTGATCAGCGTCCGTTCAGATTGTTGGGTCTCTGATTTATCTGCAGCCGTTAGGGATGCAGCCGTCACTTTTTCCTGCCACGATTTGATCAGCATTTTCTTCTCGACTTCAAACTTCTCGCGAAGCAAATGTCTCTCCAGTTTGAGTTGCTGCTGGCGCTTCATAACCTCGTTCTGCAAAACGTCTCGCTCGTGGCGCAAAGCATCCATCGATTCGCGCAAACACTGCAGCTCACCTATAAGAAATAGCATTGACAGATTAAGTTATCGACCAATGCTTGGAAGAATAGAGGGTCTTACCTAGGCTCTTCTCCACGTGTACCAGGTCGTCAACCTGTCCCGAAGTTTTCTCTCTCAGCCATTCAAGCCGAGCGCGGGCCAATTGCTCCTGAATGGCGGTCTGTAATTTGGCATCCCAATTGGCCTCGACCATAGCCTTGTGCTTATTGAGATTTTCATCCAGATTTTTGTTGATGTCTTCCATTTCTCTGAGTAACtggttcttttcttcttccaattctcTACGGCCTATGCAATGAAgggaataattaaaaacagaatCCTCAAACCTAGGAACGAAACATTTGAATACCAGAAATCAGCTGTTGCATGTGATCCTCTAAGGAATCTTTCTCGCGACAAACCGCCAGGTAAAGCTCTTTCACGTTGTCAAGCTCGGTTCTAAGCTTGCTGTCTTGGTCACTATtagggggaggaaaaaaatttacattttacataCGTCAACAAAATTTGCGATCAAGGAAAACGAGAACTCACTTAGATGGGATTGGTGGTGCTTTGTGCATTGCGCTGAGATCTTTGCTGAGAATCTCCTTATCTTTCTGCAATTGgtagattttttcttccaactgCGTTATAGTTTTCTCCGAAGTCTGCAAGCGCTGTTCAAGGCTACTGATGATTCGCTCCGATTGCTTGACATCCCGATGGTCTCTGGCAGATCCTAATCGCAATTGGGTCATGGAATCGGATAGGGTTTGAGAAATGCGCTCCTTTTTCAGACGCTCAATCTCCTCCTGGGCTTTCGACAACTGATCCAACAAAGTAGCACTGGTGAGTGTGTCGCGCTGCTCACGCAGCATTCGTTGTTGATCAAGAGCACGATTGAACTCCTGCAGGTTGGCCGCTCTTTCAGTCAGAGTACGTTCGTGCATCTCTGTAACGTCGCGAAGCTTTCGCTCAAGagttgaaacattttcattcttgCAATCAAGCTCCGACCGGAGACGGTTCAGTTCGTCTCTCAGAGTTCGCAAATCGTTTTCGTATCTTGCCTgggggtaaaaataaaatgtcagaACCTGTCACTGAATAATTGAAGGCATTTGGATGCTCACCTTGACTCCGCTTAGCAAAATGTCTTGTCTATTAGCATCACGATGGTTGGCCTGAAGTAGGTTGAGATCAAGAAGCTGACGCTCTAAACTTATCGTATTATTTTCAGCTGCCTGAAGCTTAGACACAAGactattgtttgtttctgtCACTTCGTGGATTCGTTGGTTCAAAACTTCGACCTTCTCCTTGAGACGCACATTTTCTTCGTTAGTTTTCTTAAGGATGCTATCACTCGTCTCTAACGTGATTTTCATTCcagttttttctccttctacAAAAGAAGAATACAATGAGTGgccaaataaaagagaaagcaATAACAAGAAATACCCAAAAGAGCAACTTGATGATGCAGCTGATGGAGTTCGGCAGTGAGTTGGCTGATTTCAGTTCCTCTGGCAGCGTACAATATCTCCAGTTCTGCTTGCGAGTTGAGACCAGATGAGAGGTAGTGTTTTTCCACGTCTTCCTCATGACTCCACCGAGGTCTGTTGTAagtgttggttttgttttcctccaaGGGACTGAATCTCACATAATTCTTTTTATGGCTATTCTGTGACCAggcattgaaagaagaagtatTGCTGGGATTATCAACACCATGATACTGTGTTTCAGATAGGTCCCCATTCCCTTCATGGTGTAATGGGCTGTACAAAGAGTTTCCTGCATATTCTTGGTCTTTGGAGAAATTGTGTTTTGAATTATCTGAAGGAAACTCTTGACTTTTGTCTGACTGATGCTttggaaaatgttgatttgTTGTCTCTAAATCACTTTCATCCTCTTCAATCAAGTCATCAAAAGCGTTTGTAAGGAGATCTCGTAACTAGTTACaaataaaggaaaatattggtttttcatttgaaattgattgaactTTGATTGATAGAAACAACCTCTGCATTTCGTTgctgaatttcttcttcgtctccaTCGTCGTCACTGTCATCCTCGCCGTGATTACTACTTTGTGTTCCACCTTGAGTTAACGCATCCAAGTCTAAACTTGCTCCCACGTTATACACACTTAGTCCGTTAGTTTCCATAGGTGCAGTAGGGCTTGGCTATAGTGTTTATTAAAGACAAGTGATCAATCTCGAATGAAATATAAGAATGTTAAATTTGACAGAATCGGTTAAATTGTAATTGAACACACAGAATCACAACGTTGCCGAGTGGATAATGgaaacaaactaaaatttttaaatggcgccagagctatagatacctggtcagttcatggctgtgttggcttccctatcccggtttcagggtaaacgtaagccgatttggaagAATGAatgagcgcctctagtgagtgtgtcagctactacgtgaagccagccaatcaggaagggtctatgaaaaactcattggccaatcacagcttacttttctacaagaagtaaacaataataaaaaggaacaagtATCCAACTGTCAAACCTCTAAGTCTTTTCTAAGTGTCCAaacattcttacattttattgtttggttgtgtaaattgtttattctttctaAGTGTCCAaacattcttacattttattgtttggttgtgtaaattgtttattgttccGTTGACATAATACATTacttcttgttttgaaaatgtacaCTTTTCACATTATAATTTCCATTTGGTAGCTGATCCatcgaaatgcaaaaaatcatttgtttaatttgatcaaaagaCCATATCCAATTCTTTGGTACCATTGATGAAGTTACCAGTGACTGAAATGTCACAAAATTAGACTTGAAATTAGTAGAGCTTGCTTCGATAGAAGGTGATGTAACTGTCGAATCTTcaatgacaacagcaacattttcgttcattacatcaggaagtggatcaaaaattgcttcttcagcagcctggtGAGTGTCCATTGATTCTTGAATAGTAGAGGTAGCTTCCATAGAAGGCGATGCAACTGTCGTATCTTCCATGACAACAgcaagattttctttgattgaatctggaagtggatcaaaaattaattcttcagcagcctgggGAATGTTGATTGATTCTTGAATAGTAGAGGTAACTTCCATGGAGGGTGCTataagataaaatttaaagcaattgctcttcaaaataaaatgtaaagagAACTATTATCAATACCTGtactgtcaaatttttttctctttgacgtAGTAGGTATTTTGTCTACTTTTGGTCGTTTCCTTACTGATGCATTGCTAGCATTTGCTTCCACTACAATACATATTTAAGAATTGCGTTATttgatattaaacaaaataaacatatttaaaaataccattgaggttatttctccatttgaaaccatcaacattttgcattGCTTGTCGACTAGGtgtatctaaaatgaaaatggttcagTTTCTGTGCTTTACAGATTATACAGGAAATATAATATCAATACCATTtatcagaaaatgtttgggaatTGCTCCAGCATTACGATTCCTACGTTTGAAAGGATGGAAcacgttcaaaatttcaatccctGATTTAAAGTCACTTTCGTCAAAATGACGGCAGCAAATACGTGAGGTGCTCGTCAAATTGCTACATGGAATTAGTTCTTgccattttgataatgaagtttTAGGAATTGTAAACAGGGtaacctcgttttctttttggttggttggttggtgaGAATTTAGGTGCGTCTGCCTTGGCATCTAGGATCCAGGGGAGCCAGATTTAAGGCTGACATCTGGTCTTCCGAATAAATTATTGGAGGACCCTCATGCACCGGCGAGGATGAATACTGTGTTTCGGAgcttttggtttgatttttgatggagatgaagaggggggggggaggagatGAGGTAGGTTTGAGAATTATGCGATAAGTCGGAGGCCCGTTTTGCTTAGGTATGATGACAGGAGATTGTTGAgtttaaattgagtttttgGGCTGATTGAGGGGTCGAGGCCCAGGAGCGTTTGAGGGTTCAAGGGGAGACGATTTGAGTTGAGGAAACGGATGAGATTAAGGCGATGAGCGTGATGGGTAGGACAATCAATTAAGACATGTTTTGTGGATTCGATGGCTGGGCAGCCAAATCGGCAGCTCGGGTCAGCATCTTGGTCGATGCGGTGAGCGAACGCGTTTAGATGGTTGTGGTCGTTTCTCAAGCGGTGAAGGCAAGTTGATGTTGCTCTGTCTTTGGAGTGGTGCCATGGGATGAAGCCAGGCTTGGTTCTCATTTGAACGCAGGGCTTTTTGCATTTGTGAAGGTGAGCTAGAAGCGATTGTTCCCAAGAATGTTTCAATGACGAGATGAGTTCCCCTGTTGATAGGGAATTTTCGATTAGGCTTCTGGAGGAGGGGTCGCTGTCGTCGGAGGCGAGTTTATCCGCTATTTCGTTACCGGTAATACCGGAGTGACTGGGAATCcagtaaataattgttttggtGCCACTAGAGAGGAGACAATTGAGGAGATTTTTGATCTCCGAGATGCACCTATGAATTG
The window above is part of the Daphnia pulex isolate KAP4 chromosome 3, ASM2113471v1 genome. Proteins encoded here:
- the LOC124189789 gene encoding corticotropin-releasing factor-binding protein-like, yielding MLNWTLLVAVIGCYCSSCLAASLLPHEQGKNAPSPAAAVDPILQPRQRRDAYNIIEDCMTVTSKDGHFYYKASPKDEVEPGTTCGLYLITDPERLIEIELIHVDVSCENGGLISVVDGWELNGEFFPSPEDHHLPLEQRVKSECGSHQVMSRYLSSQNAALVQYRVPRLGQGFSLRVNYVKNPQPCNILVEGTSYVYTLSNHGRRLNCSVTTLFPASISLVSLDVGFTEQRRFSRGPSSRHHLITHRSPPGEIVHNCEEKDMSDFLQIGGSSGLDTANMLVSDSVCGAAREPKTTEETIACGITTVRLVSSGRHRNWAQVSIRPAEDEDLSLANVMCPA
- the LOC124189788 gene encoding unconventional myosin-XVIIIa-like, translating into METNGLSVYNVGASLDLDALTQGGTQSSNHGEDDSDDDGDEEEIQQRNAELRDLLTNAFDDLIEEDESDLETTNQHFPKHQSDKSQEFPSDNSKHNFSKDQEYAGNSLYSPLHHEGNGDLSETQYHGVDNPSNTSSFNAWSQNSHKKNYVRFSPLEENKTNTYNRPRWSHEEDVEKHYLSSGLNSQAELEILYAARGTEISQLTAELHQLHHQVALLEGEKTGMKITLETSDSILKKTNEENVRLKEKVEVLNQRIHEVTETNNSLVSKLQAAENNTISLERQLLDLNLLQANHRDANRQDILLSGVKARYENDLRTLRDELNRLRSELDCKNENVSTLERKLRDVTEMHERTLTERAANLQEFNRALDQQRMLREQRDTLTSATLLDQLSKAQEEIERLKKERISQTLSDSMTQLRLGSARDHRDVKQSERIISSLEQRLQTSEKTITQLEEKIYQLQKDKEILSKDLSAMHKAPPIPSNDQDSKLRTELDNVKELYLAVCREKDSLEDHMQQLISGRRELEEEKNQLLREMEDINKNLDENLNKHKAMVEANWDAKLQTAIQEQLARARLEWLREKTSGQVDDLVHVEKSLGELQCLRESMDALRHERDVLQNEVMKRQQQLKLERHLLREKFEVEKKMLIKSWQEKVTAASLTAADKSETQQSERTLITATADAMARLRQQCEEEKLSIIAEYEKQILELQSNSSTPLTSQMALSTRSAQAALDWKLDLSKIKMCLKNNQQRNAADLLPSLDSAIQKMETLWLHDQKMIQDQADKYKHLKRRVRDYQKYVNDKMAKHKVERQRSEDYCRLVISDLLGRVNSELQLLDQDRANVNRVATVSGKAQQLPVVARTATASSRAPIASTPVSTQGGGLQGLRHVPGSTFAQGIDELQQQVNLYVRGLTNFNSANK
- the LOC124189740 gene encoding uncharacterized protein LOC124189740 isoform X2, coding for MQNVDGFKWRNNLNVEANASNASVRKRPKVDKIPTTSKRKKFDSTAPSMEVTSTIQESINIPQAAEELIFDPLPDSIKENLAVVMEDTTVASPSMEATSTIQESMDTHQAAEEAIFDPLPDVMNENVAVVIEDSTVTSPSIEASSTNFKSNFVTFQSLVTSSMVPKNWIWSFDQIKQMIFCISMDQLPNGNYNVKSVHFQNKK
- the LOC124189740 gene encoding uncharacterized protein LOC124189740 isoform X1; translation: MPRQTHLNSHQPTNQKENEVTLFTIPKTSLSKWQELIPCSNLTSTSRICCRHFDESDFKSGIEILNVFHPFKRRNRNAGAIPKHFLINDTPSRQAMQNVDGFKWRNNLNVEANASNASVRKRPKVDKIPTTSKRKKFDSTAPSMEVTSTIQESINIPQAAEELIFDPLPDSIKENLAVVMEDTTVASPSMEATSTIQESMDTHQAAEEAIFDPLPDVMNENVAVVIEDSTVTSPSIEASSTNFKSNFVTFQSLVTSSMVPKNWIWSFDQIKQMIFCISMDQLPNGNYNVKSVHFQNKK